The candidate division KSB1 bacterium genome has a window encoding:
- a CDS encoding sigma-70 family RNA polymerase sigma factor, with protein MRSREQALGASELVARVLAGDRSAFRLLVEEYEGLVGHIVFRMVKEPEDRQDLCQEVFLRVYRHLPEFRGDCKLSTWIARIAYNSCLNWLQKKRPQLYERSAADGPSLDELPAPHPSPEEAATRQDLRERLEQEIMALATPYRTVLTLYHVEHMSYAEIGRVMGLPQGTIKSYLFRARKRLKDRLLARYEREEL; from the coding sequence ATGAGGAGCCGAGAACAGGCCTTAGGCGCGTCAGAGCTTGTGGCAAGGGTTCTGGCAGGTGACCGCTCTGCCTTTCGCCTGCTGGTGGAGGAGTACGAAGGGCTGGTGGGGCACATTGTCTTCCGCATGGTCAAGGAGCCCGAAGACCGCCAGGACCTTTGCCAGGAGGTCTTTCTGCGCGTGTATCGCCACCTCCCGGAGTTCCGCGGCGACTGCAAACTCTCCACCTGGATTGCGCGGATTGCCTACAACAGCTGTTTGAACTGGCTGCAGAAGAAGAGGCCGCAGCTCTACGAGCGGAGCGCAGCAGATGGACCTTCGCTCGACGAGCTCCCCGCTCCTCATCCTTCGCCAGAGGAAGCCGCCACCCGGCAAGACCTGCGCGAACGCCTGGAGCAAGAGATTATGGCACTGGCAACCCCCTACAGGACAGTGCTGACCCTCTACCACGTGGAGCACATGAGCTATGCGGAGATTGGCAGGGTGATGGGTCTGCCGCAAGGCACAATAAAGAGCTACCTCTTTCGCGCCAGGAAGCGGCTTAAGGACCGACTGTTGGCCCGCTATGAACGGGAGGAGCTATGA
- a CDS encoding S41 family peptidase — protein MKRVLVSWIVLLITATMSHAAIEGRFMQYPDIRGDRIVFTFEGDLWTVPASGGLAMRLTSHPGNEFSAKFSPDGQWIAFSANYQRGPNVYLMPIDGGTPKRLTYRGQAQVVTWTPDSKKIVYRASFENTFRPIVKLFAVSIDGTYPERLPVPRGILCSFSADGSKMVYNPRGREEYYWKRYKGGQYPDIWLYDFRSKEFRKLTNYVGKNAYPMWIGEAMYYVSDQGENGIANIYRYDFASGQITQVTNYTDVDVQMPSTDGRSIVYLHAGYLHVLDLASGQSRRVEVQIPTDGWQLAERTINPKDYIHSMSISADGKTAVFEARGDVFTVPAEEGQQARNLTNSPSTRERYPQLSPDGKWLAFFSDRSGEYELYLLDMQNEGPWRQLTDGLRTTVYHLEWSPDGSKILFGTKDFCIYYVDVKTGQLTKVACSNQLKNDEFYWEISDYCWSPDSKWIAYSFVQYNRNSKIFLYSLEQKSSYPVTDEFYDCLNPSFDPEGEYLYFLSYRNFDARMDVFEDNHVIPNPVKVMLVQLKAGQKPPFEKGSEAEQKSPAPFRIDIEGIGERIFSVPVEAGNYFYLKAGKGYLTWVASQGFGEDEYDQILTPKGDARWLLHIFDVAAGKEVVIDKKISDWRLSVQGEHMLVRKGNEYFVTTPGKAYSAKDLGQKLNLEQMSYRVQPRKEWEQIFSDTWRWYRDFFYDPGMHGRDWQKMGEFYRSYVPQLRSREDLNWLLSQMVGELCVSHTYISGGDRGPLLPPEDPTFPGLLGAELEPSTSGYYRFARIFGPTDYDRDLKGPLVRPDIDLKEGDYLIAINGREVRVPENPYQYLQMTAGQKVKVTVNRRPSAVGAATYEVEPVRSENSLRYNRWLADNIKKVLAASNGELGYMHITAMGSGNTAQFDKFWRAFRYKKGLIIDVRGNGGGWTEYFLIDKLERKMVAYNCLKEMVPFRYPGSASNAHLVVLTNEYNGSDGEAFVEHFKARKLGTVIGTPSWGGLVGIVNGQTTIDNGLVHQSNNAFYGREGTWWVENHGADPDILVENDPASEMAGHDKQLETAIAFLLEKIKTEPFVFPEKPAYPKK, from the coding sequence ATGAAGAGAGTGCTCGTCTCTTGGATCGTTTTGCTCATCACGGCAACTATGTCCCACGCCGCCATCGAAGGGCGCTTCATGCAGTACCCCGACATCCGCGGCGACAGGATCGTCTTCACCTTCGAGGGGGACTTGTGGACCGTGCCGGCAAGCGGCGGCCTGGCCATGCGCCTCACCAGCCACCCGGGCAACGAGTTCTCCGCCAAATTCTCCCCGGATGGGCAGTGGATCGCCTTTTCGGCCAACTACCAGCGCGGGCCGAACGTCTACCTCATGCCCATCGACGGCGGCACGCCCAAGCGCCTCACCTACCGCGGCCAGGCACAGGTGGTCACCTGGACGCCCGACAGCAAGAAGATTGTCTACCGCGCCAGCTTTGAGAACACCTTCCGCCCCATCGTCAAGCTCTTTGCCGTCTCTATCGACGGAACCTATCCGGAAAGACTCCCGGTGCCCAGGGGCATCCTCTGCTCGTTCTCGGCCGATGGCAGCAAGATGGTCTACAACCCGCGCGGCCGGGAAGAGTACTACTGGAAAAGGTACAAGGGTGGCCAGTACCCGGACATCTGGCTCTATGACTTTCGCAGCAAGGAGTTCCGCAAGCTCACCAACTACGTGGGCAAGAATGCCTACCCCATGTGGATTGGGGAGGCGATGTACTACGTCTCCGACCAGGGCGAAAATGGCATTGCCAATATCTATCGCTATGACTTTGCCTCAGGCCAGATCACTCAGGTGACCAACTATACCGACGTGGACGTGCAGATGCCATCCACCGACGGGCGCTCCATCGTCTACCTGCACGCCGGCTACCTGCACGTGCTGGATCTGGCGTCAGGGCAGAGTCGGCGCGTGGAGGTGCAAATCCCCACCGACGGCTGGCAGCTTGCGGAGCGAACCATCAACCCCAAGGACTATATCCACAGCATGTCCATTAGTGCCGACGGCAAGACGGCAGTGTTCGAGGCGCGAGGCGACGTGTTCACAGTGCCGGCCGAGGAAGGACAGCAGGCGCGCAACCTCACCAACAGCCCGAGCACGCGCGAGCGCTACCCGCAGTTGTCCCCGGACGGAAAGTGGCTGGCCTTCTTCTCCGACCGCAGCGGCGAGTATGAGCTCTACCTCCTGGACATGCAAAACGAGGGCCCTTGGCGCCAACTGACCGATGGCCTGCGCACCACGGTCTACCACCTGGAGTGGTCGCCGGACGGCAGCAAGATCCTGTTCGGCACCAAGGACTTTTGCATCTACTACGTGGACGTAAAGACAGGGCAGCTCACCAAGGTCGCCTGCTCCAACCAGCTCAAGAACGACGAGTTCTATTGGGAAATTAGCGACTACTGCTGGTCGCCGGACAGCAAGTGGATTGCGTACTCATTCGTGCAGTACAACCGCAATAGCAAGATCTTCCTCTACAGCCTCGAACAGAAGAGCAGCTACCCGGTGACCGACGAGTTCTACGATTGCCTGAACCCCTCCTTTGACCCTGAGGGGGAGTATCTGTACTTTCTTTCCTACCGCAACTTTGACGCGCGCATGGATGTTTTCGAGGACAACCATGTGATCCCCAATCCGGTCAAGGTGATGTTGGTGCAGCTCAAGGCCGGGCAGAAGCCGCCCTTCGAAAAAGGCAGCGAGGCGGAGCAGAAGAGCCCCGCGCCGTTCCGCATTGACATAGAGGGCATCGGCGAACGCATCTTTTCCGTGCCGGTAGAAGCGGGCAACTACTTCTACCTGAAGGCAGGGAAGGGCTACCTCACCTGGGTAGCCAGCCAAGGGTTTGGGGAGGATGAGTACGACCAAATCCTTACGCCCAAGGGGGATGCGCGCTGGCTGCTGCACATCTTTGACGTGGCCGCCGGCAAGGAGGTGGTCATCGACAAGAAGATCAGCGACTGGCGTCTGTCCGTGCAAGGGGAGCACATGCTGGTGCGCAAGGGCAACGAGTACTTTGTCACCACCCCGGGCAAGGCCTACTCGGCAAAGGACCTTGGCCAGAAACTGAACTTGGAGCAGATGAGCTATCGCGTGCAGCCGCGCAAGGAGTGGGAGCAGATCTTCTCGGACACCTGGCGGTGGTATCGCGATTTCTTCTACGACCCAGGCATGCACGGCCGCGACTGGCAAAAAATGGGCGAGTTCTATCGGTCGTATGTGCCGCAGCTCCGCTCGCGCGAGGACCTGAACTGGCTGCTCTCCCAGATGGTGGGCGAGCTCTGCGTGTCGCACACCTACATCTCCGGCGGCGATAGGGGCCCGCTGCTGCCTCCCGAGGACCCGACGTTCCCCGGCCTGTTGGGCGCGGAGTTGGAGCCGTCGACGAGCGGCTACTATCGTTTCGCGCGTATCTTTGGCCCCACGGACTATGACCGAGACTTGAAAGGACCGCTTGTGCGGCCCGACATTGACCTGAAGGAGGGGGACTATCTCATCGCCATCAACGGCAGGGAAGTGCGCGTTCCGGAGAATCCCTACCAGTACCTGCAAATGACGGCCGGGCAGAAGGTGAAGGTGACCGTAAACCGGCGTCCTTCTGCAGTGGGGGCCGCCACCTATGAGGTGGAGCCCGTGCGCTCGGAAAACAGCCTGCGCTACAATCGCTGGCTTGCCGATAACATCAAGAAGGTGCTGGCGGCGAGCAATGGCGAGCTCGGCTACATGCACATCACCGCCATGGGCTCCGGCAACACGGCGCAGTTCGACAAGTTTTGGAGGGCCTTCCGCTACAAGAAGGGGCTGATCATCGATGTGCGCGGCAACGGCGGCGGCTGGACGGAGTACTTTCTCATCGACAAGTTAGAGCGCAAGATGGTGGCCTACAACTGCCTCAAGGAGATGGTGCCGTTCCGCTACCCGGGCAGCGCGTCCAACGCCCACCTGGTCGTGTTGACTAATGAGTACAACGGCTCGGATGGCGAGGCTTTTGTGGAGCATTTCAAGGCCAGGAAGTTGGGCACGGTGATCGGCACGCCTTCCTGGGGTGGGTTGGTGGGCATCGTCAACGGCCAGACCACCATTGACAACGGGCTGGTGCACCAGTCCAACAATGCCTTCTATGGCCGCGAGGGCACGTGGTGGGTCGAAAACCACGGCGCTGACCCCGACATCCTCGTGGAGAACGACCCGGCTTCGGAAATGGCTGGCCACGACAAGCAACTGGAAACGGCCATCGCTTTCCTGTTAGAGAAAATCAAGACCGAGCCGTTTGTCTTCCCGGAAAAGCCGGCCTATCCGAAGAAGTAA
- a CDS encoding sodium:solute symporter family protein — translation MNFLGLHLLDWAIIIVYFSTMVLIGTWTRRRVKNTRDFYQGGRSFGKFLTTAMHFGTITSADQAAGVAREIYRQGLSGMWFQNLPLLFTPFYWFVSILQRRARYVGPGDIYLHRFESKFLAALFALYILLSAIYGGSIGYLLTGKTLQAMMVKPESEYTVEERRSVAEFNELQTMLQKQSYGDLTAEEKERLTVLQEKLKRNELHAYISYLNMDVFYVVYALIVGSYTVLGGLFAAVLNDVIQSMLILILSFLLLPVGLHALGGFQGLHARVPDYMFEIFGSAATSEYTWYFVLAMVTINLIILPPRNFTYGGSPKDDFSARMGMVTGAFIKRFAMIGWALTGLIAVGLYRGQLSDPTNIWGHMTRDLLGVGFVGLMIASIMAANMSSISASSLEWSAAFTKNIFLPLAPRASEKLQVIVGRIVIFVVLGSTIYFARMVDDIFVVFKYVLSVGTIIGPALWLVYFWRRLTTKAVVVQMLLSIMLTVVVPNVVPAINNNRENPRLTVQTHERVETIRVKAVAEDVAAGRAEQVGQLIDKQKVNPPVGVFYETVVRKNPDDPNSPLVGQGIFRVQLYLISLLGFDLRALSKPQLATLSFVFDIIFPFVVLFLVSLVAKPNSEKVLREFYACVHTPAVADIEEDTRRVRAAIENPEIVERNKLFPGTNWEFWKPTKQDIWGFVICWLLVGAIIGLYLVVMGIGA, via the coding sequence GTGAATTTCCTTGGATTGCATCTTCTCGATTGGGCGATCATCATCGTCTACTTTTCCACCATGGTCCTCATCGGCACCTGGACGCGGCGGAGAGTCAAAAACACCCGCGATTTCTACCAGGGAGGCCGCAGCTTTGGCAAATTCCTTACTACGGCGATGCACTTTGGCACCATTACCAGTGCTGACCAGGCGGCTGGCGTGGCGCGGGAGATCTACCGCCAGGGGCTCTCCGGCATGTGGTTTCAGAACCTCCCTCTGCTGTTCACCCCATTTTATTGGTTCGTCTCGATTCTCCAACGCCGTGCGCGCTATGTCGGGCCGGGCGACATCTACCTGCACCGGTTCGAGAGCAAGTTCTTGGCGGCGCTGTTTGCGCTCTATATTCTGCTCAGCGCCATTTACGGCGGTTCCATCGGATATTTGCTCACCGGCAAGACCCTGCAGGCGATGATGGTCAAGCCCGAGAGCGAATACACCGTGGAGGAGCGGCGCAGCGTCGCCGAGTTCAACGAGCTGCAGACCATGCTGCAGAAGCAGAGCTACGGCGACCTCACCGCAGAAGAGAAAGAGCGCCTGACGGTTCTGCAGGAGAAGCTGAAGCGCAACGAGCTTCACGCCTACATCTCCTATCTCAACATGGACGTGTTCTACGTGGTCTACGCGTTGATTGTGGGCAGCTACACGGTGTTGGGGGGTCTGTTTGCGGCGGTGCTCAACGATGTGATTCAGAGCATGTTGATTCTCATTCTCTCGTTCTTGTTGCTGCCGGTGGGGTTGCACGCCCTTGGCGGCTTCCAGGGCCTGCACGCGCGGGTCCCGGACTATATGTTCGAGATCTTTGGCAGCGCGGCCACCAGCGAGTACACCTGGTACTTTGTGCTGGCCATGGTGACCATCAACCTCATCATCCTGCCGCCGCGCAATTTCACCTATGGTGGTTCGCCCAAAGACGACTTTTCTGCCCGCATGGGGATGGTCACCGGCGCCTTCATCAAGCGCTTCGCGATGATCGGCTGGGCGCTGACTGGCCTCATTGCTGTCGGGTTGTATCGCGGCCAGCTTTCTGATCCGACGAATATTTGGGGACACATGACCCGCGACCTCTTGGGAGTCGGCTTTGTCGGCCTGATGATTGCCTCCATCATGGCCGCGAACATGTCCTCCATCAGCGCCAGCAGCCTGGAATGGTCGGCTGCGTTCACGAAGAACATTTTCCTGCCCTTAGCGCCGCGCGCCAGCGAGAAGCTGCAGGTGATTGTCGGGCGCATCGTCATCTTCGTGGTGCTGGGCTCGACTATCTACTTTGCCCGCATGGTGGACGACATCTTTGTAGTTTTCAAATACGTGCTCTCGGTGGGCACCATCATCGGGCCGGCGTTGTGGTTGGTGTACTTCTGGCGGCGGCTCACCACCAAGGCGGTGGTGGTGCAGATGCTGCTGTCCATCATGCTCACGGTAGTGGTGCCGAACGTGGTGCCGGCCATCAACAACAACCGCGAGAACCCACGTCTGACGGTGCAGACCCATGAGCGCGTGGAGACCATCCGGGTGAAGGCGGTGGCCGAAGATGTGGCAGCAGGCAGGGCCGAACAGGTGGGGCAGCTCATCGACAAGCAGAAGGTCAATCCGCCGGTGGGCGTGTTCTACGAGACGGTGGTGCGCAAGAACCCAGACGACCCCAACTCGCCGCTGGTGGGACAGGGCATCTTTCGCGTCCAACTGTATCTGATCTCGCTGCTGGGATTCGACTTGCGGGCGCTGTCCAAACCGCAGCTTGCCACGCTGTCGTTCGTTTTCGACATCATCTTTCCGTTCGTGGTCTTGTTCCTGGTGAGCCTGGTCGCCAAGCCGAATTCGGAGAAGGTGCTGCGCGAGTTCTACGCCTGCGTGCACACGCCGGCCGTTGCCGACATCGAGGAGGACACGCGGCGGGTACGCGCAGCCATCGAGAATCCGGAAATCGTGGAGCGCAACAAGCTCTTTCCGGGCACGAACTGGGAGTTCTGGAAACCGACCAAGCAGGACATCTGGGGGTTTGTCATCTGCTGGCTGCTGGTAGGGGCCATTATTGGCCTCTACCTGGTGGTGATGGGGATAGGCGCCTGA
- a CDS encoding D-aminoacylase, with product MLRKKLLALLVAAVALTSLSCNLLSRRYSLLIKSGMILDGSGGPAFQADIGVIGGRIAEIGTIRNAQAEHTMDAAGLYVAPGFIDVHTHTDRDIAEHPDVLNYLLQGVTTVVGGNCGDSEYPLAELFHTLEEEGIAINFASLVGHNTIRHIVLGDSDKVVTPEALAKMKELVDQEMRAGAIGLSTGLAYVPGRFSSTEEIIELARAVQPNGGIYATHLRDQGQAIRQAIEEALRVGKEAGVAVQISHIKLADEAVWGSYELITQPVEAARAAGVAVWLDQYPYTATSSGFASSFPAWAVEGGHEAFVERLKDAATYARIKKALIARRLTSQRGIDKVAAIYIARDKNHPEYEGKNLAEILALRGKQPTVANAADLIIELERDDQPSAIFFQMAEEDVVALMKLPYTMIASDGGIAVPSTGSPHPRAYGTFPRVLGRYVREQGVLCLPEAVAKMTSQPARAMGFADRGAIKKGYCADLVVFDPAQVEDCATFANPHQYPRGIRYVVVNGKIAAQDGEIRIRDAGRVLYGRGRTGAAH from the coding sequence ATGCTCAGGAAGAAGCTCCTTGCGTTGTTGGTCGCAGCGGTGGCACTGACCTCGCTGAGCTGCAACTTGCTCAGCCGGCGGTACAGCCTGCTTATCAAGTCCGGGATGATTCTGGACGGGAGCGGCGGCCCAGCATTCCAGGCTGACATCGGCGTCATTGGCGGGCGGATTGCGGAAATCGGCACCATCCGAAACGCACAGGCCGAGCACACCATGGATGCCGCCGGCCTCTATGTGGCGCCGGGGTTCATCGACGTGCACACGCACACGGACCGGGACATTGCCGAGCACCCGGACGTGCTCAACTACCTCCTGCAGGGAGTCACCACCGTGGTGGGAGGCAACTGCGGCGACTCCGAGTACCCTTTGGCAGAGCTCTTTCACACGCTGGAAGAGGAGGGAATTGCGATTAACTTTGCTTCGCTGGTGGGACACAACACGATCCGCCACATAGTGTTGGGCGATAGCGACAAAGTGGTCACGCCTGAAGCATTGGCCAAGATGAAGGAGCTGGTGGACCAGGAGATGCGCGCTGGAGCGATCGGCTTAAGCACCGGGCTCGCCTATGTGCCCGGTCGTTTTTCGAGCACCGAGGAGATTATCGAGCTCGCGAGGGCGGTGCAGCCCAATGGCGGCATCTACGCCACACACCTCCGCGACCAGGGACAGGCGATCAGGCAGGCCATAGAGGAGGCGTTGCGCGTCGGCAAGGAGGCGGGCGTGGCGGTGCAGATCTCGCACATCAAGCTCGCAGACGAAGCGGTGTGGGGTAGCTACGAGCTTATCACCCAGCCGGTGGAAGCGGCGCGCGCCGCCGGAGTTGCGGTGTGGCTGGACCAGTACCCCTACACGGCGACCAGCTCGGGTTTTGCCAGCAGCTTTCCTGCCTGGGCGGTGGAAGGTGGTCACGAGGCGTTTGTGGAGCGGCTCAAGGACGCCGCCACCTACGCGCGCATCAAGAAGGCGCTCATTGCCAGGCGCCTGACCTCGCAGCGGGGCATCGACAAGGTGGCGGCCATCTACATCGCCCGGGACAAGAACCACCCGGAGTACGAGGGAAAGAATCTGGCGGAGATACTCGCCCTGCGGGGAAAGCAGCCGACGGTAGCCAACGCTGCCGACTTGATCATCGAGCTTGAGCGTGACGACCAGCCCAGCGCCATCTTCTTCCAGATGGCTGAGGAGGACGTGGTCGCGCTCATGAAACTGCCCTACACCATGATTGCCTCAGACGGCGGCATTGCCGTGCCGAGCACCGGTTCACCGCATCCGCGGGCTTATGGCACTTTCCCGCGCGTCCTGGGGCGCTACGTGCGCGAACAGGGCGTGCTTTGCTTGCCGGAGGCGGTGGCCAAGATGACCAGCCAGCCTGCCCGGGCCATGGGCTTTGCAGACCGCGGGGCGATCAAAAAGGGCTACTGCGCCGACCTGGTGGTGTTTGACCCCGCCCAGGTAGAGGACTGCGCGACGTTTGCCAACCCTCACCAGTACCCGAGGGGGATCCGCTACGTGGTGGTCAATGGCAAGATTGCCGCGCAGGATGGGGAGATTCGCATCCGCGATGCGGGCCGTGTGCTGTATGGCAGAGGGCGAACGGGCGCGGCACACTGA
- a CDS encoding right-handed parallel beta-helix repeat-containing protein yields the protein MRKLSLCVVLFFSVLMTLGCQERTRRPLALYISPQGNDAWSGRRPSANAAPSDGPFATLARAREEIRALRRAGQFPAHGVRVFLRGGDYALASTFELTAEDSGSVAGRVVWASYPGETARLVGGRPLSGWRKVDDGRVLARLNPEARSHVLAVDLHALAISEVGRRQRSGMGLPEVPAPLELFFRGQRMTVARYPNEGWLRIVEVPQHGPRLLYEGVAHTPKDGLPRGRHYGRFVYPGDRPAHWQPQEVWMHGFWSWDWADAYLPVGRIDTARHEIYPAEPHHHYGYTKEQPFYFLNVLEELDAPGEYYVEPDKGMLYFWPPEEVRPGDLWVSELAEDMVRLSTTAFVSLEGLVFEFTRGNAVRITGGHDNVLAGCVVRNIGNSGVTVSGGVRNGVQSCDIHDTGDGGIRLIGGDRLSLLPASHFALNNHIYRISRINLTYRDAIRVEGVGNHVAHNLVHDAPHEAIYFNGNEHVIEYNEIYDVVKETGDAGAIYGGRDYTWRGTVVRYNFIHDLHGPGLFGVMGVYLDDFMSGTAVVGNVFYRAGRAVFLGGGRDNLVENNVFVDCQASVHIDARGLTWARNYFDGGYTWLTDRMRDVNYDQPPFSTRYPELLGYYADNPAVPRGNKVLRNVSAGGTWLDIEDGVDPGLLEMRDNVIADPVLCYWRGPEVKDAPTGTVYKNDDPQFREELAGNAILEGDPGFVAKERGDFRLRKGSVALQRGFVNPPIEEIGLYRDRFRRHLPEKGR from the coding sequence ATGCGAAAATTGTCGTTGTGCGTTGTCTTGTTCTTTTCTGTGCTCATGACCCTGGGCTGCCAGGAGCGCACCCGTCGTCCGCTTGCGCTCTACATCTCGCCACAGGGCAACGATGCCTGGTCGGGCCGGCGGCCCAGTGCCAATGCGGCCCCGAGTGACGGGCCCTTTGCCACGCTGGCGCGGGCACGGGAGGAGATCCGGGCGCTGCGCCGTGCGGGGCAGTTCCCTGCGCATGGGGTGAGGGTCTTTCTGCGCGGCGGGGACTATGCCCTGGCCAGCACTTTCGAGCTCACGGCCGAAGACTCTGGAAGCGTCGCCGGACGAGTAGTCTGGGCCAGCTACCCAGGCGAGACGGCGCGACTGGTGGGCGGCAGGCCACTCAGCGGCTGGCGGAAGGTGGATGATGGGCGCGTTCTTGCCAGGCTCAACCCTGAAGCAAGGTCACACGTCCTAGCGGTGGACCTGCACGCCTTGGCGATCAGCGAGGTGGGGCGGCGCCAGCGCTCAGGGATGGGACTTCCGGAAGTTCCCGCGCCGCTAGAACTGTTCTTTCGCGGGCAGCGAATGACCGTGGCCCGCTACCCAAACGAGGGGTGGCTGCGCATTGTGGAGGTGCCGCAGCACGGGCCGCGCTTGCTGTATGAGGGTGTAGCACACACGCCCAAGGATGGCCTGCCGCGCGGCCGCCACTATGGCCGCTTCGTCTACCCAGGGGACCGGCCCGCCCACTGGCAGCCGCAGGAGGTGTGGATGCATGGGTTCTGGTCCTGGGATTGGGCGGACGCCTATCTGCCGGTGGGCCGCATCGACACGGCCCGCCACGAGATCTATCCCGCTGAGCCGCACCACCATTATGGCTACACCAAGGAGCAGCCCTTCTACTTCCTGAACGTGCTCGAAGAATTGGACGCACCGGGGGAGTACTACGTGGAACCAGACAAAGGGATGCTTTACTTCTGGCCGCCAGAAGAAGTCCGGCCTGGCGACCTGTGGGTCTCAGAGCTGGCTGAGGACATGGTCAGACTTTCGACCACGGCCTTTGTCTCCCTCGAGGGGCTGGTCTTCGAGTTCACGCGGGGCAACGCAGTGCGCATCACTGGCGGGCATGACAACGTGCTGGCCGGGTGTGTCGTTCGCAACATTGGCAACAGTGGCGTGACCGTGAGCGGAGGGGTGCGCAACGGTGTGCAAAGCTGCGATATCCACGACACGGGAGATGGAGGGATCCGGCTGATCGGTGGAGACAGACTTTCGCTGCTCCCTGCGTCTCATTTTGCCCTCAACAACCACATCTACCGGATTAGCCGCATTAACCTCACCTACCGTGATGCCATACGGGTGGAGGGCGTGGGCAATCATGTAGCGCACAATCTTGTTCATGATGCCCCGCACGAAGCGATCTACTTCAACGGCAACGAGCACGTCATCGAATACAATGAGATCTATGACGTGGTCAAGGAGACGGGCGACGCTGGAGCAATATATGGCGGACGCGACTACACCTGGCGCGGTACGGTGGTCCGCTACAACTTCATTCACGATCTGCACGGCCCCGGTCTGTTTGGGGTGATGGGAGTCTACCTGGACGATTTCATGAGCGGCACGGCCGTGGTGGGCAATGTGTTCTATCGCGCCGGCAGGGCGGTCTTTCTCGGCGGAGGGAGGGACAACCTGGTGGAGAACAACGTGTTCGTTGACTGCCAGGCCTCGGTGCACATCGATGCACGGGGCCTCACCTGGGCCCGCAACTACTTCGACGGCGGGTACACGTGGCTGACCGACCGCATGCGCGACGTCAACTACGACCAACCACCCTTCAGCACGCGCTATCCGGAGCTCCTGGGCTACTATGCGGACAATCCGGCAGTGCCGCGCGGCAACAAGGTGCTGCGCAACGTCTCCGCCGGAGGCACCTGGCTGGATATCGAAGACGGGGTGGACCCGGGCCTACTGGAAATGCGCGACAACGTCATCGCTGACCCCGTGCTCTGCTACTGGCGCGGGCCGGAGGTGAAGGATGCTCCCACAGGCACCGTGTACAAGAACGACGACCCGCAGTTCCGCGAGGAGCTCGCAGGCAACGCGATCTTGGAAGGAGACCCAGGTTTCGTGGCCAAAGAACGCGGCGATTTCCGGTTGCGCAAGGGTTCCGTAGCCTTGCAAAGAGGATTTGTCAATCCGCCGATAGAAGAGATCGGGCTCTATCGCGATCGCTTCCGTCGCCACCTGCCGGAGAAGGGTCGCTGA